DNA from Candidatus Binatia bacterium:
GTCGCGCGGGTTGGCATCCCAGGAATACCATTCCTCGGAGTGAATCCATTCTGCGGGCAAGTTCCGTGTCGCCGGGTGGTCGGCATCTTCGACAACCAATCGGGCATCCTGAAATTGCGGCCCCATCGTATGGGCGGTAAACACGCCCCCAATCAGCGAGTCGATATACCAATCCCAATCCGCATGCGACGAGTCCCCGGCGGCATGGGTCCCGATCCAACCGCCCCCGCCGTCCAGATAGCCGATAAAAGCGGCCTCCTGATCCTCGTCGAACATATCCCCGGTGGCATTGTGGAAGATCACGACTTCAAAACGCGCCAGATCATCCGGGTTGAACACCGCACCATTTTCGGTCGCAAAGACCGCGAAACCCTGCTCGGCCGCGAGGCGGTTCCAGAGGGGAATCCCGGCATCCATTGCCTCGACATGCCGGAACGAGTTGGTCTTGGTGAACAGGAGCACCGCGGGCTCTGCGAGATCAGGCGGAATCGCCGGGGCGACGGTTTCATGCACCCGCGAGGGGAAAAATACGCCCCAGGCACCGCTCCATTTGAGGAAACCCACACTGCCCAGAACCAGCAAAACGAGCACCGCACCGAGGCCGATCAGGACTTTTTTCCACATCTTCATTGGACGGATTCTCCCAACCCTCTCTCTGTCATGAGTTCGCCCGAATTGACAGCACCCCCGTGCCAACCGTAACAGGAAGAGTCCGTTTCGTTTTTTGAAGGTATTCCTCGGGGTGTGGCGCAGCCTGGTAGCGCGCCTGCTTTGGGAGCAGGATGTCGGAGGTTCAAATCCTCTCACCCCGACTCAGGAATATGCTGGAACGGGCCACACATATCGAAGCCAACACATGCGCCAGTAGCTCAGCTGGATAGAGCAACGGCCTTCTAAGCCGTAGGTCGCAGGTTCGAGCCCTGCCTGGCGCGTTTCCCGCCCGAGTCGATCCGGGGGCCAGCCCTCGAGCACCCTCTTCCTTGCTGTCCACCGGCAAAGCGTGCGAAGAAGGCAAGTCTTGAATTCCTCTGAAGAAGTCCCCTCGGCACCCGGGACCACGCCGTTGTGGAAAGCCCTTGCTCCCTGGGTCGGAGCGGTGGCTGTGATCGCCTATCTTTTCTTCGAGGTCCCCTACGCCGAAGTCTGGGAGGCGGCGAGCCAAGCCCGTCTCGATTGGCTCGTGCCGCTGATGCTGATTGCGGTCCTTTACTGGTTCCTTCTCGATTCGCTCGCCTACTCCTATCTTGTCACGCGCTTCAACACGCCCTTTGGGTGGGACGAGGCACGCGGGATGCGGGCGGTCACGTACCTGGTGGCCGCAATCAACTGGAATGTGGGAACAGCAGCGATCGTTCTCTACTTGCGTCGGTTCAAAGAGATCCCGCCACTTGAGTCCGCCAGCACTCTATTGTTCTACATGATGTTCGACACCCTGATCTTGACCAGCTTCGCTCTGGCAGGCGCCACAGTCTTCGGGGAATCCCCCGCGATCCAGAGGATCCAACTCGGTGCCGGGATCGTTCTGGCTGTGAATTGCCTGGTGCTGGCGATGCTCGCCGGGGAACGTCCGGGGTGGGCCTGGCTCGGGCGCATGCGCGCGTGGT
Protein-coding regions in this window:
- a CDS encoding ThuA domain-containing protein → MKMWKKVLIGLGAVLVLLVLGSVGFLKWSGAWGVFFPSRVHETVAPAIPPDLAEPAVLLFTKTNSFRHVEAMDAGIPLWNRLAAEQGFAVFATENGAVFNPDDLARFEVVIFHNATGDMFDEDQEAAFIGYLDGGGGWIGTHAAGDSSHADWDWYIDSLIGGVFTAHTMGPQFQDARLVVEDADHPATRNLPAEWIHSEEWYSWDANPRDSGFRILVSVDESTYEPYQRIFGSERDLRMGDHPIVWTVCVGEGRAFYSALGHAGAAYATPEMEALLGGGLAWASGREGPGCDPIVD
- a CDS encoding lysylphosphatidylglycerol synthase transmembrane domain-containing protein: MNSSEEVPSAPGTTPLWKALAPWVGAVAVIAYLFFEVPYAEVWEAASQARLDWLVPLMLIAVLYWFLLDSLAYSYLVTRFNTPFGWDEARGMRAVTYLVAAINWNVGTAAIVLYLRRFKEIPPLESASTLLFYMMFDTLILTSFALAGATVFGESPAIQRIQLGAGIVLAVNCLVLAMLAGERPGWAWLGRMRAWSVVRSYRMANPRDFAVLLMIRIAYFAGFIGVFFIGALSFGVDVPFTLAMASVPAILLAGALPITPAGLGTQAAAMLFFWSTYGDRGAIVALGLVLPVTLTLTRVLLGLPYL